TTCGTAATTCAAATAAGATTCAGACGAGGTTGAGTTAGAATAGGTTTTTGAACGTATAATTCTTGGCTTCCCCCTTCCCCTTTTGAGCTTTTTTATTTGTTGGGTGACCTTTTGTCCTCATGTTCGAGTGTTTGCTGACCGTTTAAGCCCATAATAACACAAACCATTTTGTGTGTGGATTTTGGGCCataatcttttttgtttttagtgTTTTAGATAACTTatcgaaaaaattaaataaattggtacattttaataaataattactgattttagcgatactttttatttattaccattcatagcaatattatgttaaatatgcaatatgaattaaaagtgaattatgtatgtaatatatataaatcataattgttttttaaaatatattatgtttgtttggtaaaagtttgacacattgtattataaatgtatcaaaatgtgtgataaatgtattatccattattaaaacgtgtattatatgtgaataataaattgttctttgtaatatgtattaaacttgtattataaatgaattaaaactgatcaagtaaaaaaaatatggccTAAGTCATCTCCAGCCActcaaagttgtccgcataattcatttagacacctcaactaatcCGTGTGCCATTTGAacactttatttgttcaaaagtcattcctattagacacaaaatgctGACATGGCAAAAAACGTGTAATTCACTTTCCTTGAGAgcgttaatttattaaaaataatatttttcttttttttctcttaatttatacccctaagttaattttttaaaaaaaattaacaaaaaagaagaagaacagttgtctttttcttcttccctatttttgtcttcttcttcttccctatttctatcaatcccaccccaccccaccccaacccCCATACCCATACACAAGTGGTTATCTTCTTCCCCCATCATTCTAATGATTTCAAAATTCTTAGTATCAGTGGTTATCTTCTTCCCTCACCATTCTAATGGTTTCAAAATTCTTagcattttgtttcatttataaatttttcgaAGAGATTCTTTTCCCCATCTTTCTCTACCTAAAAAAcgagatgaagtaaaaaattgtaattaaaaaaaagctgatgaaaaaaaaaaattgtcggGTTAAAGATGGAACTGTACAGGGAGGGGAGGGTAGCCATTAATGGAGTTAGAGGAAATGTATGTTTTGTTCCCGTTGAAGGCAGGGAAGTTTaggttttacttttttttcttctttttttttactttaaaataattttttttttctttataatataatgcttaaataattttttggattaaaaaataacacatgtCATTATTTGATTGGTCAAATTGACATGTCAGCGCGAGTGTATTTCACACATcctctattttttgtttattctcGAAAAAATGTTCAAATGGTTCAAATTCAGAATGGTtgaagtgttcaataggtagtacgtctagttgaggtgtctaaatgaataatCGAGACAAGTTTGAGTGGCCGCGTATGACTTTGGCCAAAAAATATACTATTGCTATagatgataaataattttttactatagtatatttatgtaaatttcccTAAGTTATTTGTATATCTATATTAGTTgaacttttaatataattatatagttTAAACTAAAGTTACTGAATTTTACCGTATAGCTTTGACCtgcttataataaaataataatcacatTATTTGATGTAATCCTCTTATGTGGGATAATATGGAATAAGTATACGTGTATTAACACTGAGATTAATTATCAGAAACAAAAATGCTCTTAAAgtaattattattgtattacaTTAATCTCTTTATTATTAATCCCACTTAACAATTCTTTCATCATTCATTACCAATTTACCATATAtccttatattatactaaatcactttataaataattacttattattAATTACCAAATAACAACTCTTTCATTATTAAAGTTACAAgttcatatatacaattaagaaaaaattaatacacaaATTTATACTTTGCATGTAAAGTATTAGGTTCATATGAATCTGATAATCTAGAGCTACATATGCCCCCAAAGGAGCTTCTacgaaaatcatcaacaacCTATCCCGAGTAATCTGACAACTTACCACTATCTTTGTGGGTTAAGTAGGTTATTTCCGATAGATACTATGTGATTATTAAATACTACTAGTCTACTACTAATAAGGAGAAGAAGATATGGTGTTAGTCTCTTGCCTCTCCCACCTAACGAGCGACTACACTAGAATACCTATCAGTGGCAGATCTAGAATTTTAATGTGAATGCTCTGGAAGTGACGgaagaaagaatataaaaaaatgacatatgAACAGTAAAAGAGTCTTAAACACCCACCCAAGAGACCCAAGAGGCAATGGACCAGTCAGCTCATTTGTTCATTAGgtgctctatgttaattttatacaaatatttcttaatttttacaAAGTGAATAGGTGTTTGAGCACCCGATGGACTAAATGTGGGTCCGCCCTGCTACTAACCTTCGACTCTAATCCTCAACCATCAGATTCTGCACATGATATTGAAGGCTAAAGATATTACACTGTGATAATAGACAGTGACACATAGGTATAGTAAAATTTAAACAATGGTAGTTTAGATTACTGCATAATGAAGTTCTCTCTCCATAGTAATGTACCATGAGAACTCAGAAATGAAACTTAATATGATCCAAAGTCTATAAATACCTTAAAGTATGAATTAAAAGTATTATACAAAGCATTATTTCGTTTATGAGCGCGCCACTAACACTCACAGAGACGAACTTAAACGATCAAGATCCACGAATCCAAAAAGAACTGCACGGTTACGTTCCTTAACCTTCACTTGATAGATAACTCTGCACATTCCAACTGGCCTTTTTAGTCTGTTGAACACTGATAGATAGAACGAATCATACATAAACGACGAACTAATTTCACATACCTCAACCCTTCCAACCACATTGCGGTGATTAAAGTTTCTCCTGGATAGACATGTAGTAGAAATCTGCCAGATACGCTCTTTATCGTGTTCTGATCACCTCCACAAATACACTTAATGATAGTCCTAACTGCAAATCCAAGTGTGCACAACCCATGCAGTATTGGACGCGAAAATCTACGCAAATGAATTTTCGACAAATTAGGAGATGGACAGTAATATGGTTGTTGATATTACCAAGCCATGTACAGTTATGTCTAAGTATCATAACAAAACTTGCATGATATGCTTCACACTTAAGGAAGCAGCATCTCTAGTTCGACgaataaattttctttatatttagtGCAGACAACGGGTGGTCCATGTCTAATATCACACAACTTTAATAAGCATCAATAACTAGAAAACATTGCTACTACGTATCTCGAGGATGAAAGAACATAAACATTATTGCCAAAGATCAGAATTTGTTGctcataaatataataatagtttgtaTATAGAGTTGCTCATAGTAGATTACCCTGCATTTTCTGCGAACTTCGGATCTGAATGCAATGGATTGTAATCACCAGATAGCCTATACAGCAAAGCCTGCATCACCGCATTAGAGAAATCAACAGTCTCCAACGAAAACAAGCACGTCTTAAGAATTTTCACACCCTCAAAGACTATGAAATTATCAGAATTAACATGCCTTTGACAGGTATAGTCCTACACGTCTCAAGTAAATAAAAGCATAGCATTCAAGGTAAAGATACCGACGTTTACATTTTGCGTAACAATTAACCATAGAAAACAATAGGCAATTCATGTGACCTACCTGTGATGCATGCGTACATTCTTCATACACAGCAAAGGGTTGGCTTTTGGGAATTTTAGGAAAGGCAGACTGATTATTACGGTTGGTTGAGTACGAGTAAGGCTGAGATGACTTTGAGAACCCACCGGCACCCCTCAAGTAAATAGACAAGCTGCAAGTAGTAATGTGGTGTTTAATATTAACTTCAACATAATAGCTCTAGGCATATCAGTTAAACTAAAACTCACCGGTTCATGCATAGCCGTTCACCAGATTCTTTCTCGTAACTCACAATTTCTACTTCAAGAACAGCTGCTTTACCTGTTGCAaatcaataatttgaaatttgcaTATCTTGTCTTTCCATTGCTATATCTCAAACATTTTGATTTCTGTCAATCTATTTCCGAAATGATTTAGCTAGAAAAAAGGTAAAGTTTCAAAATTATATACACTTTATAGACCATTTGCCTCAAACTCAAATGCCTCTTAATATTACATGAACTTATTTAAGTTCCTGCATAGGTATTTACATTTACTAATTATAATCATACCTTTATCATGCAATCCGACAATACTCCTTTTATTTAGTATCTgccacaacaagaagaacaagGAAATAACTCATCCGGACTAATAAAAGAAAGGGGggaaatgataaaaataattaaggttAATAATATAGACGAAGATGT
This portion of the Solanum pennellii chromosome 12, SPENNV200 genome encodes:
- the LOC107005416 gene encoding enoyl-CoA hydratase 2, peroxisomal produces the protein MAGSGNSGINPELVISHKFPESLHTYTERDAAIYALGVGACTKDAIDDKELKYVYHQDGQEFIQVLPTFSTLFTVGISSQMERLPGLQFDPRLLLHGQQYIEVYKPLPSHGCILNKRSIVGLHDKGKAAVLEVEIVSYEKESGERLCMNRLSIYLRGAGGFSKSSQPYSYSTNRNNQSAFPKIPKSQPFAVYEECTHASQALLYRLSGDYNPLHSDPKFAENAGFSRPILHGLCTLGFAVRTIIKCICGGDQNTIKSVSGRFLLHVYPGETLITAMWLEGLRVIYQVKVKERNRAVLFGFVDLDRLSSSL